A window from Sphingobacterium hotanense encodes these proteins:
- the thrS gene encoding threonine--tRNA ligase: MINITLPDGSVRQYEKGSTAMQVALSISEGLARNVLAAEVNGEVWDASRPIEADANVKLLTWNDEKGKSTFWHSSAHLLAEALEALYPGVKFGIGPSIETGFYYDVDFGDREFSSDDFKQIEDKMLELAKQKEVFERKAVSKAEALDYFTEKGDEYKLDLIKDLEDGKITFYSQGNFTDLCRGPHIPNTGFIKAIKLTNVAGAYWRGDETRKQLTRIYGVTFPKASELTEYLRFIEEAKKRDHRKLGRELELFAFSEKVGMGLPLWLPKGTALRQKLQDFLQRAQIAAGYEPVVTPHIGHKQLYITSGHYEKYGADSFQPIKTPVEGEEFLLKPMNCPHHCEIYKVKPRSYKDLPVRFAEFGTVYRYEQSGELHGLTRVRGFTQDDAHLFCRPDQVKDEFKKVIDLVLYVFNALGFQDFTAQVSLRDPENKTKYIGSDENWALAESAIIESAEEKGLPTVVEYGEAAFYGPKLDFMVKDALGRKWQLGTIQVDYNLPERFELEYTGSDNQKHRPVMIHRAPFGSIERFVAVLIEHCGGQFPLWLAPEQFIVLPVSEKYEEYAQKLLESLNNSDIRGLIDLRDEKVGRKIRDAEVKKMPYMVIVGEKEMESGSISIRKHGGVDLGSMSPEAFKELLIKEVTV, translated from the coding sequence ATGATTAACATTACACTACCTGATGGCTCGGTTCGTCAGTATGAAAAAGGCTCAACTGCAATGCAGGTTGCACTATCTATTTCCGAAGGTTTAGCGAGAAACGTATTAGCAGCGGAAGTAAACGGAGAGGTATGGGATGCATCACGCCCGATTGAAGCGGATGCGAACGTGAAATTATTGACCTGGAACGACGAGAAAGGTAAATCTACTTTTTGGCACTCTTCTGCGCACTTGTTGGCGGAAGCTTTAGAAGCACTTTATCCAGGTGTTAAATTTGGTATTGGTCCATCGATTGAAACTGGATTCTACTATGATGTAGACTTTGGCGATCGTGAATTCTCATCCGACGATTTTAAGCAGATCGAGGATAAGATGTTGGAGCTAGCGAAACAAAAAGAGGTATTCGAGCGCAAAGCGGTTTCCAAAGCGGAGGCATTGGATTACTTTACCGAAAAAGGCGACGAGTACAAACTGGACTTGATCAAGGATTTGGAAGATGGAAAGATTACTTTCTATTCGCAAGGGAACTTCACTGACTTATGTCGTGGTCCACACATTCCGAACACGGGATTTATCAAGGCTATTAAATTAACAAACGTAGCTGGAGCTTATTGGAGAGGCGATGAAACGCGCAAACAATTGACCCGTATTTACGGTGTTACTTTTCCTAAAGCATCTGAGCTAACCGAATATTTACGCTTTATTGAAGAAGCGAAGAAACGCGACCACCGTAAACTTGGTAGAGAGCTTGAATTATTTGCTTTCTCTGAAAAGGTGGGTATGGGATTACCATTATGGTTGCCTAAAGGTACGGCGCTGCGTCAGAAATTACAGGATTTCCTACAGCGTGCACAGATTGCAGCGGGTTATGAGCCTGTGGTAACTCCACATATCGGCCATAAGCAGTTGTATATCACTTCGGGGCACTATGAGAAATACGGAGCGGATTCTTTCCAACCGATCAAAACACCGGTTGAGGGAGAGGAGTTCTTGTTGAAACCGATGAACTGTCCACACCACTGTGAGATTTACAAAGTGAAACCTCGTTCATACAAGGATTTGCCAGTTCGTTTTGCGGAGTTCGGTACAGTATATCGTTACGAGCAGTCGGGCGAATTGCACGGTTTAACTCGTGTTCGTGGGTTTACTCAGGATGATGCGCACTTGTTCTGTCGTCCGGATCAGGTGAAAGACGAGTTCAAAAAAGTTATTGATTTAGTACTTTACGTTTTCAATGCGTTAGGATTCCAGGATTTTACAGCGCAGGTTTCGTTACGTGACCCTGAAAACAAAACTAAATATATTGGTTCTGATGAGAACTGGGCATTGGCCGAATCGGCGATCATTGAGTCTGCTGAAGAGAAAGGCTTACCGACAGTGGTTGAGTATGGCGAGGCTGCATTTTACGGACCGAAATTAGACTTCATGGTGAAGGATGCTTTGGGCAGAAAATGGCAGTTAGGTACGATCCAAGTAGATTATAACCTTCCGGAGCGTTTCGAGTTGGAATATACAGGTTCCGACAACCAGAAGCATCGTCCGGTGATGATCCACCGTGCACCTTTCGGATCGATAGAGCGTTTCGTTGCAGTTTTGATTGAGCACTGCGGTGGTCAGTTTCCGTTATGGCTTGCTCCTGAGCAGTTTATCGTCTTGCCAGTGTCAGAAAAATATGAAGAATATGCTCAAAAACTTTTGGAATCGCTAAATAATTCCGATATTCGCGGTCTGATTGACTTGCGTGATGAGAAGGTTGGGCGCAAAATCCGCGATGCTGAGGTGAAGAAAATGCCTTATATGGTGATCGTAGGAGAGAAAGAGATGGAGAGTGGGTCAATCTCGATTCGTAAACACGGGGGTGTTGACTTAGGGTCAATGTCGCCAGAAGCATTTAAAGAATTATTAATAAAAGAAGTAACTGTTTAA
- the infC gene encoding translation initiation factor IF-3, which translates to MRKKEPEHRINEHIRVPEVRLVGDNVETGVYPTRQALQLADELELDLVEISPNATPPVCKIIDYSKFVYEQKKKQKEIKANAKQTVIKEIRFGPNTSEHDFEFKLKHAMRFLESGEKVRAYVHFKGRAIVFKEQGEILLLRFAQALEEYGKVELLPKLEGKRMFLTLAPKASPKK; encoded by the coding sequence ATGAGAAAAAAGGAGCCTGAACACCGTATCAATGAGCACATTCGCGTTCCAGAAGTACGTTTAGTTGGGGATAACGTAGAAACCGGAGTTTATCCTACAAGACAAGCTTTACAACTTGCTGATGAGTTGGAGTTGGATTTGGTAGAGATTTCTCCTAATGCGACGCCTCCTGTTTGTAAAATTATAGATTACAGTAAATTCGTTTACGAGCAAAAGAAGAAGCAAAAGGAAATCAAGGCCAATGCGAAGCAAACGGTAATCAAAGAGATTCGTTTTGGACCTAATACCAGCGAGCATGACTTCGAATTTAAGTTGAAACATGCTATGCGTTTCTTAGAAAGTGGCGAGAAGGTTCGTGCCTATGTACACTTCAAGGGACGTGCGATCGTCTTCAAAGAGCAAGGTGAAATTTTATTATTACGTTTCGCTCAGGCCTTGGAAGAATATGGTAAGGTTGAATTATTGCCAAAATTGGAAGGTAAGCGTATGTTCTTAACATTAGCGCCAAAAGCTTCTCCAAAGAAATAA
- the rpmI gene encoding 50S ribosomal protein L35, which translates to MPKVKTNSSAKKRFKLTGTGKIARKNAFKSHILTKKTTKQKRNLTTTSYVSDADMGNVKRMLALGK; encoded by the coding sequence ATGCCAAAAGTAAAAACCAATTCCAGCGCGAAAAAACGCTTTAAATTGACTGGAACAGGTAAAATTGCAAGAAAAAACGCTTTCAAAAGCCACATCTTGACAAAGAAAACTACGAAACAAAAACGTAACTTAACTACTACTAGTTATGTTTCTGATGCTGATATGGGCAACGTTAAACGTATGCTTGCACTCGGTAAATAA
- the rplT gene encoding 50S ribosomal protein L20, which yields MPRSVNAVASRRRRKRILKLAKGYYGSRSKVYTIAKNTVEKGLQYAYRDRKTKKREFRALWIQRINAGARQHGISYSQLIGKLNAKNIGLNRKVLADLALNNPDAFKAVVDAVK from the coding sequence ATGCCACGTTCGGTTAACGCAGTAGCTTCTAGAAGAAGAAGAAAAAGAATCCTTAAATTAGCGAAAGGCTATTATGGATCACGCAGCAAAGTTTATACTATTGCTAAAAACACAGTTGAAAAAGGTTTACAGTACGCTTACCGCGACCGTAAAACCAAAAAACGCGAGTTCAGAGCTTTATGGATCCAACGTATCAACGCTGGAGCTCGTCAACACGGAATTTCATATTCTCAATTAATCGGTAAATTAAACGCTAAAAACATTGGCTTAAACCGTAAGGTATTAGCTGACTTAGCTTTAAACAATCCGGATGCTTTCAAAGCAGTTGTAGACGCAGTAAAATAG
- a CDS encoding metallophosphoesterase: protein MKPYHKFLAVALACLFMKPMDSTAQETKAKFNHPSLENQQSWTMILLPDIQNYVKFKRNQPILDVMMNWIVENEEKMNIKMVMCTGDLVEHDDIVNPDPKKMDQTGKQQWEATAKAFEKLDGKIPYVTATGNHDYNIFSYTHKPKTTHFTQYFPADKNSKNQRLLREVTANVYGNPSLENASYEWKSPHGKDFLFLSLEFAPRDTILRWANQVVNQEKYANHSVLLLTHAYLNFKNEHIETAKYDLQDANYGTAVFNKLVKPSKNIEMVFSGHIGSPNDVKKHLGFRIDKNAAGKNVSQMTFNAQALGGGTYGSGGDGWIRILEFLPDGKTVRVRTFSPFFALSSNTQNMAWRTEDYDEFTMTLN, encoded by the coding sequence ATGAAACCATATCACAAATTCCTAGCCGTAGCCCTAGCCTGCTTATTCATGAAACCAATGGATAGCACGGCACAGGAAACAAAAGCAAAATTCAATCATCCTAGCTTAGAGAATCAACAATCCTGGACCATGATCCTGCTACCCGACATACAGAACTATGTCAAGTTCAAAAGAAATCAGCCCATACTGGATGTCATGATGAACTGGATTGTAGAAAACGAAGAAAAAATGAACATTAAAATGGTGATGTGTACCGGTGACTTGGTGGAACATGATGATATCGTTAACCCGGACCCGAAGAAGATGGACCAAACAGGCAAACAACAATGGGAAGCAACGGCGAAAGCTTTTGAAAAACTAGATGGAAAGATCCCTTACGTTACAGCGACAGGAAATCACGACTACAATATATTCAGCTATACCCACAAACCGAAAACAACGCATTTCACGCAGTATTTCCCTGCAGATAAGAATAGTAAGAACCAACGTCTGCTTCGGGAAGTAACCGCCAATGTCTATGGAAATCCAAGCCTGGAGAATGCTTCCTATGAATGGAAATCCCCTCATGGTAAAGACTTTTTGTTCCTATCGCTAGAATTCGCCCCTAGAGACACGATCTTGCGCTGGGCTAACCAAGTGGTGAACCAAGAAAAATACGCCAATCACAGCGTTCTTTTGCTTACCCACGCTTACCTTAATTTTAAGAACGAACATATTGAGACTGCCAAATACGACCTCCAGGATGCTAACTATGGGACTGCCGTGTTCAACAAACTAGTGAAACCATCCAAAAATATCGAAATGGTATTCTCTGGACATATTGGTTCGCCGAACGATGTAAAGAAACACTTAGGCTTTAGAATCGATAAAAATGCTGCAGGAAAAAATGTGAGCCAGATGACCTTTAACGCACAAGCATTGGGCGGAGGCACCTACGGAAGCGGTGGCGATGGATGGATCAGGATTTTAGAATTCCTGCCCGACGGCAAGACCGTGAGAGTGCGCACCTTCTCCCCGTTCTTCGCATTATCCTCCAATACGCAAAACATGGCCTGGCGCACGGAAGACTACGATGAGTTTACCATGACGCTGAACTAA
- a CDS encoding RagB/SusD family nutrient uptake outer membrane protein, translating into MIKHTKRILGISMLCAALMTSCELDRLNLNGPSTENFPLDAKEAELGLLGAYKALTLLDASSTPIWHVMDNITDIGYARPGNNYTSPITSSITTDNALATKPWSAHYKTIARVHLVLDNLEPLKATMGEEQYNKINAELRFIRAYCYSQLVELYGDVALLTKALKLNDELPGRTDKQQVVDFIINELAQTAEHLPVSQKTSGNVRASRVAAYMLQARVALNFQRYDVAAEASKKALDLAKGQHALTPFDATIAYVGKGHADGEPQSANIFGHAGYAESKEWIWVAEYNKAINANTHNQTYYMASRLGKGVCYWGPTQNFIDSFQDIEGKYITESTIYNEAKPFENRDPRLDMYTARPGSRYFGFQFEPNAKFSKVNNYWPVINGTGTKPSSQNNTDATNAYRSFSGYLWRKHTDLSEYATTSVSGESDLNVGIFRYAELLLIYAEAKIESGSIDQSVYDAINEIRSRAKMPNLPQGLSQAQMRQALRYERKVELANDGLRWFDLRRWNIAKDVMNGYIYLNRDANAWTKSAIQRIDENANPVYNHSVATKSFGTQEVKFQVNKDEYWPIDIKEMDANPAMTQNPGY; encoded by the coding sequence ATGATTAAGCATACAAAAAGAATATTAGGAATTAGCATGTTATGCGCAGCATTGATGACATCATGCGAATTGGATCGTTTGAACCTGAACGGTCCGTCCACAGAAAATTTCCCGTTAGACGCTAAAGAAGCCGAACTTGGATTATTAGGAGCATATAAAGCTTTGACATTATTAGACGCGTCTAGCACGCCGATCTGGCACGTTATGGACAATATCACCGATATCGGCTATGCACGTCCGGGAAACAATTATACATCCCCTATTACGAGTTCGATTACTACAGATAACGCATTAGCGACAAAACCATGGTCAGCACATTACAAGACTATCGCTCGCGTGCACTTGGTATTAGATAACCTAGAGCCCTTGAAAGCTACAATGGGCGAAGAGCAGTATAACAAAATCAATGCTGAACTACGTTTTATCCGCGCTTACTGTTATTCTCAATTAGTTGAGCTTTATGGCGATGTCGCTTTATTGACGAAAGCGTTAAAGCTGAACGATGAGCTGCCGGGAAGAACCGACAAACAACAAGTCGTAGACTTCATCATCAACGAATTGGCGCAGACTGCAGAACACCTACCGGTTTCACAAAAAACATCAGGCAATGTTCGCGCTTCGCGTGTTGCAGCTTACATGTTGCAAGCCCGCGTAGCATTAAACTTTCAAAGATATGATGTCGCGGCAGAGGCCTCGAAAAAAGCACTTGATCTAGCGAAAGGTCAGCACGCGCTAACGCCATTTGACGCAACCATAGCCTATGTTGGTAAAGGACATGCGGACGGCGAACCGCAATCGGCAAACATCTTCGGACACGCTGGATATGCAGAAAGTAAAGAATGGATCTGGGTGGCAGAATACAACAAAGCCATCAATGCCAATACGCATAACCAGACTTACTACATGGCGTCACGCCTGGGTAAAGGAGTATGTTACTGGGGACCAACACAAAACTTCATCGACTCATTTCAGGACATCGAAGGAAAATACATCACCGAGTCGACCATCTACAACGAGGCGAAGCCATTCGAAAATCGCGACCCTCGCTTAGATATGTACACCGCACGCCCGGGATCACGTTACTTCGGCTTCCAGTTCGAACCGAATGCGAAGTTCTCCAAAGTCAACAACTACTGGCCGGTGATCAATGGAACAGGTACAAAACCTTCATCGCAGAACAATACCGATGCAACAAATGCCTACCGTTCGTTCTCCGGATATTTATGGAGAAAACATACCGATTTAAGCGAATATGCAACTACCTCCGTATCGGGAGAATCCGATCTTAATGTAGGTATCTTCCGTTACGCTGAATTACTATTGATCTACGCAGAAGCAAAGATCGAAAGCGGAAGCATCGACCAGTCGGTTTATGATGCTATCAACGAAATCCGCTCACGTGCCAAGATGCCGAACCTTCCTCAAGGTTTATCTCAGGCACAGATGCGCCAAGCATTGCGTTACGAGCGTAAGGTAGAACTTGCAAACGACGGTTTACGTTGGTTCGACTTACGCCGTTGGAATATCGCTAAAGACGTTATGAACGGATACATCTACCTGAACAGAGATGCAAACGCATGGACGAAAAGCGCGATCCAAAGAATCGATGAAAATGCTAACCCGGTTTACAACCATAGTGTAGCAACAAAATCATTCGGCACGCAAGAAGTAAAATTCCAGGTAAACAAAGATGAGTACTGGCCAATTGACATCAAAGAAATGGATGCAAACCCAGCAATGACTCAGAACCCGGGATATTAA
- a CDS encoding SusC/RagA family TonB-linked outer membrane protein, producing the protein MKKQLQLILMLLIMPLGMVLAQQPLQIMGKVTDTEGEPVQGVSISIKGRLNAITATDDAGAYSLQAENSDVLIFKGIGFKTVERTVSGQSTINVTLENDLTNLDEVVVVGYGTQKKTNLTGAVSTISASQLENRPAVSASTALQGLAPGVTVTSQTGAPGGDQASIRIRGVNSFSSASEPLVIIDGVAGDLNSIDANLIESMSVLKDAASAAIYGSRAANGVILVTTKRAKDAFNLTYKGYTGWQDATFIPEVTDGRTFMRVFNEASINDGGKEIYTQQNFDEFDQLYAENPDNYDWQKAILSGSGFTQNHFASLSTGSGIIRVNPSLSYVKQDGLIKNTNYQRYTFRNNMDINPNDKLNIKVDLSVMNGDRLQIANEGTIWNYLGRMPTNIPIRYGDKWSEGWVKNNPVGFIEDGGNRKVNNIELIGNLSLNYKPVNWLSITGLVAPRYRTRNIHNFSKALMTYYSGGAEAGAAAESTELTESAYRYFYGNYQFHATAAKTFNDHSLSLMVGTSRETYDEKYLMGFRRDYTYDTYEVLNAGADTETKRNDGTQDQWLLVSAFSRFNYAFKDRYLFEANLRYDGTSRFLGSNRWATFPSFSAGWRVEQEPFMENLRSKINQLKIRASWGILGNQNIGSTYQPFSENLALGGISMGGAISQLVTLNTLANPDLRWEETTATGVGLDATLFDKFSFTFDWYKKHTNGILMTLPISALYGLNEPYQNAAKVENLGWEVGGRYDNQWNDFKFGLGFNFSDVRNKILDMRSRPVGTLLRQQQDYAINSIYGYVSDGYYQSQEEIDNGPTQFGTLKPGDIRFKDIAGAFDADGNAIPDGKITDADKQIIGNTIPRYTYGVNLDLGYKGFKFSAFLQGVAKVDGYLDSHYVIPAVNSSAIKPWQLDYWTEDNRNASLPRLSVTSTNNTQNSDFWLKSASYLRLKNIHLGYQFPNEWFQNAKIGGIYIYANGQNLFTKTNFYEGYDPEINYNAGAAQNVSLGGGNYYPQVKVYTFGLDIKF; encoded by the coding sequence ATGAAAAAACAATTACAACTCATTTTAATGCTGTTAATAATGCCATTGGGAATGGTATTAGCTCAACAGCCATTACAGATAATGGGGAAAGTGACCGACACAGAAGGGGAACCTGTGCAAGGTGTCTCTATCAGCATCAAAGGTCGACTTAACGCCATTACCGCAACAGATGACGCTGGAGCTTACTCCTTACAAGCTGAAAACAGCGATGTCCTAATCTTTAAAGGTATCGGTTTTAAAACCGTAGAAAGAACTGTATCCGGACAATCGACGATCAACGTTACGTTAGAGAACGATCTAACCAACTTAGATGAAGTAGTCGTTGTTGGATATGGTACACAAAAGAAAACTAATCTTACAGGTGCAGTGTCAACAATCAGCGCATCTCAATTAGAGAATCGTCCTGCTGTATCTGCCTCTACTGCTTTACAAGGTCTAGCACCTGGGGTAACCGTGACCTCACAAACAGGAGCACCAGGGGGCGACCAAGCTTCGATCCGTATCCGCGGTGTTAACTCCTTCTCATCTGCAAGTGAGCCGTTAGTAATCATCGACGGTGTGGCGGGCGATTTAAACTCCATCGATGCGAACTTAATCGAGTCAATGTCGGTATTGAAAGATGCTGCATCAGCGGCTATCTATGGTTCTCGCGCTGCAAACGGTGTTATCTTGGTAACTACGAAGCGTGCGAAAGATGCGTTCAACTTAACTTATAAAGGCTACACAGGTTGGCAAGACGCGACCTTTATCCCGGAAGTGACAGACGGTCGCACATTTATGCGTGTATTCAATGAAGCAAGTATCAATGATGGTGGTAAAGAAATATACACACAACAAAACTTCGACGAATTCGATCAATTATATGCCGAGAACCCGGACAATTACGATTGGCAGAAAGCGATCTTAAGTGGCTCAGGATTCACACAGAACCATTTTGCATCCTTATCTACCGGTTCAGGTATTATCCGCGTTAATCCATCTTTAAGTTATGTTAAACAAGATGGTTTGATCAAGAATACAAACTACCAACGTTATACTTTCAGAAATAACATGGATATCAACCCGAACGATAAATTAAATATCAAGGTTGACTTATCGGTTATGAACGGCGACCGCTTACAGATTGCCAATGAAGGAACCATCTGGAATTACCTAGGTCGTATGCCTACGAATATTCCAATCCGTTATGGCGACAAATGGTCTGAAGGATGGGTTAAGAACAACCCTGTAGGCTTTATCGAAGATGGTGGAAACAGAAAAGTAAATAACATCGAGTTAATCGGTAATCTATCCCTAAACTACAAGCCAGTTAACTGGTTATCCATTACTGGTTTAGTTGCTCCTCGCTATCGCACGAGAAATATTCACAACTTCTCTAAAGCGTTGATGACTTATTACTCGGGCGGAGCAGAAGCAGGTGCAGCAGCAGAGTCAACAGAATTAACAGAATCTGCTTACCGTTATTTCTACGGAAACTACCAATTCCACGCTACAGCGGCAAAAACTTTCAACGACCATAGCTTAAGCTTAATGGTGGGTACTTCACGTGAAACTTACGACGAAAAATACCTAATGGGCTTCCGTCGTGACTATACTTACGATACTTACGAAGTATTAAATGCGGGTGCTGATACCGAAACAAAACGCAATGATGGTACACAAGACCAGTGGTTATTAGTTTCGGCTTTCTCACGTTTCAACTATGCGTTCAAAGACCGTTACTTATTCGAAGCTAACTTACGCTACGATGGTACTTCACGCTTCCTAGGCAGTAATCGTTGGGCAACATTTCCTTCATTCTCTGCAGGATGGCGAGTAGAGCAAGAACCATTTATGGAAAACTTGCGCTCTAAGATCAATCAATTAAAAATCAGAGCATCTTGGGGTATCCTTGGAAACCAGAATATCGGTAGCACTTACCAACCATTCTCGGAAAACTTAGCCTTAGGCGGTATCTCAATGGGTGGCGCCATCAGCCAACTGGTAACTTTAAATACGCTTGCTAACCCTGACCTTCGTTGGGAAGAAACAACAGCAACAGGCGTAGGTTTAGACGCGACTTTATTCGACAAATTCAGCTTTACATTCGACTGGTACAAAAAGCACACGAATGGTATCTTAATGACTCTCCCAATCTCGGCATTATACGGATTGAACGAGCCATACCAAAATGCGGCGAAAGTAGAAAACTTAGGCTGGGAAGTTGGTGGTCGTTATGACAACCAATGGAATGACTTCAAATTCGGATTAGGTTTCAACTTCTCGGATGTACGAAACAAGATTCTTGACATGAGAAGCAGACCGGTAGGAACATTGCTTCGCCAACAACAAGACTACGCGATCAACTCGATCTATGGCTATGTTTCTGATGGCTACTACCAATCACAAGAGGAGATTGACAACGGCCCGACGCAATTCGGAACTTTGAAACCTGGAGATATCCGTTTCAAAGATATCGCTGGCGCATTTGATGCGGACGGCAATGCAATCCCTGATGGAAAAATCACGGATGCGGACAAACAGATTATCGGTAATACGATTCCTCGTTACACTTACGGTGTAAACTTAGATTTAGGCTATAAAGGATTCAAATTTAGCGCATTCTTACAAGGCGTTGCGAAAGTTGACGGCTACTTAGATTCACACTACGTAATCCCGGCAGTAAACTCATCAGCAATCAAACCTTGGCAATTGGATTACTGGACAGAAGACAACAGAAATGCTTCCCTTCCGCGCTTATCCGTTACCTCAACAAACAACACACAAAACTCTGATTTCTGGTTGAAATCAGCATCATACTTACGTCTTAAGAACATCCATTTAGGATACCAATTCCCGAACGAATGGTTCCAAAACGCGAAGATCGGAGGAATCTACATCTACGCAAATGGACAGAACTTATTCACCAAAACCAACTTCTACGAAGGCTACGACCCAGAGATCAATTACAATGCGGGCGCAGCACAAAACGTATCGCTAGGCGGTGGTAACTACTACCCACAAGTTAAAGTGTACACATTTGGTTTAGACATTAAATTTTAA
- a CDS encoding DeoR/GlpR family DNA-binding transcription regulator, producing the protein MRNITDRHEFILKSLKEKGKITIDWLCETMKVSSVTIRKDLKLLEDKNLLFRIKGGASSSNPYAIDRPILIKETINSDEKQRIAIAALRLIKNNDSIMIGSGTTVFALAKNLESTQGLTVITPALKVGLELSGKPNIEVLQLGGLIRSNSSSVAGHYATRILEDISCGILFLGADGIDLEFGISISNLPEATLNQKMLQTSQKVAILADSSKFGKRGLGKICELIDVDYIITDPKVSPDTVKAIEELGIKMILA; encoded by the coding sequence ATGAGGAATATAACAGATAGACACGAATTCATTCTAAAGAGCTTAAAAGAAAAAGGAAAGATTACGATTGACTGGCTATGTGAAACAATGAAAGTTTCCAGCGTAACTATCCGAAAAGACCTAAAGCTTTTAGAAGACAAAAACTTGTTGTTCCGCATTAAGGGAGGTGCCTCCAGCAGTAACCCTTATGCAATTGACCGTCCTATATTAATCAAAGAAACTATTAATAGTGACGAAAAACAACGCATCGCAATTGCCGCTTTACGACTGATTAAAAACAACGACTCCATTATGATTGGATCTGGCACTACGGTCTTCGCATTAGCAAAGAACCTAGAGTCCACTCAGGGATTAACTGTGATTACACCAGCTTTAAAAGTAGGCTTAGAACTTAGCGGAAAGCCAAATATCGAGGTTTTACAGCTCGGTGGACTTATCCGTTCCAATAGCTCATCCGTTGCTGGGCACTATGCGACACGGATATTGGAAGACATCAGTTGCGGCATCCTATTCTTAGGTGCAGATGGTATCGACCTGGAATTCGGGATCTCCATTTCCAATCTTCCCGAAGCTACCCTAAACCAAAAGATGTTACAAACATCGCAAAAGGTAGCCATACTAGCAGACAGCTCAAAGTTCGGAAAGAGAGGTCTTGGTAAGATCTGCGAACTCATCGACGTAGACTACATCATTACTGACCCAAAAGTATCGCCCGATACGGTCAAAGCTATTGAAGAATTAGGCATAAAAATGATTCTTGCCTAA